A window from Sphingobium sp. EM0848 encodes these proteins:
- a CDS encoding phosphoenolpyruvate carboxykinase has protein sequence MQAKSSFTLERQGISTNAVQHWNLGTAPLVEAALANGEGMLAKDGPLVVKTGKHTGRSASDKFIVKDAETENTVWWGKTNVPMTPEHFAALKEDFFHALGEKDKLYVADLFGGSQPEYRVNVRVINELAWHNLFIRTLLVRPGAEELTGFTPEYTIIDLPTFKADPARHGSRSETVIAVNFSEKLILIGGTRYAGEMKKSVFGILNYLLPTQGVMPMHCSANIGPNGDTAVFFGLSGTGKTTLSADASRTLIGDDEHGWSDTAVFNFEGGCYAKMINLSAEAEPEIFATTKRFGTVLENVVIDEETREIDLDDNSLAENSRGSYPIDFIPNTSEKNLGPVPKNIIFLTADAYGVLPPIARLTPDQAMYHFLSGYTARVAGTEIGVTEPSATFSTCFGAPFMPRHPSVYGNLLKERINKGGVTCWLVNTGWTGGKYGVGKRMPIKVTRALLNAALDGSLNNAEFRTDPNFGFEVPVAVPGVEAAMLDPRATWPDKAAYDETAAKLVKQFVDNFAQFVDHVDESVRDAALTAA, from the coding sequence GTGCAGGCCAAATCCTCTTTCACCCTGGAACGGCAGGGTATTTCCACCAATGCCGTTCAGCATTGGAATCTGGGCACCGCCCCGCTGGTCGAAGCCGCGCTCGCCAATGGCGAAGGCATGTTGGCCAAGGACGGCCCGCTGGTCGTCAAGACCGGCAAGCATACCGGCCGTTCGGCCTCCGACAAGTTCATCGTCAAGGATGCTGAAACTGAAAACACCGTCTGGTGGGGCAAGACCAACGTTCCCATGACGCCGGAGCATTTCGCCGCGCTGAAGGAAGATTTCTTCCACGCGCTGGGCGAAAAGGACAAGCTCTACGTCGCGGATCTCTTCGGCGGTTCGCAGCCCGAATATCGCGTCAATGTGCGCGTCATCAACGAGCTGGCCTGGCATAACCTCTTCATCCGCACCCTGCTGGTCCGTCCCGGCGCGGAAGAGCTGACGGGCTTCACGCCCGAATATACCATCATCGACCTGCCGACCTTCAAGGCCGATCCGGCCCGCCACGGCAGCCGCAGCGAAACCGTCATCGCGGTCAACTTCTCCGAAAAGCTGATCCTGATCGGCGGCACCCGCTATGCCGGCGAGATGAAGAAGTCGGTGTTCGGCATCCTCAACTATCTGCTGCCCACGCAGGGCGTGATGCCGATGCACTGTTCGGCCAATATCGGCCCGAACGGCGACACCGCCGTCTTCTTCGGCCTGTCGGGCACCGGCAAGACCACCCTGTCGGCCGATGCCAGCCGCACGCTGATCGGTGACGACGAGCATGGCTGGTCAGACACCGCCGTCTTCAATTTCGAGGGCGGTTGCTATGCCAAGATGATCAACCTGTCGGCCGAGGCCGAGCCGGAGATTTTCGCCACCACCAAGCGTTTCGGCACGGTGCTGGAAAATGTCGTGATCGACGAGGAAACGCGCGAAATCGACCTGGACGACAACAGCCTGGCCGAGAACAGCCGCGGTTCCTATCCGATCGATTTCATCCCGAACACGTCGGAAAAGAATCTGGGTCCGGTGCCGAAGAACATCATCTTCCTCACCGCTGACGCTTATGGGGTTCTTCCGCCGATCGCGCGGCTGACGCCGGATCAGGCCATGTATCACTTCCTTTCGGGCTATACCGCGCGCGTCGCGGGCACCGAGATCGGCGTGACGGAGCCTTCGGCGACCTTCTCGACCTGCTTCGGCGCGCCCTTCATGCCGCGTCACCCGTCGGTCTACGGCAATCTGCTGAAGGAACGGATCAACAAGGGCGGCGTCACCTGCTGGCTGGTCAACACCGGCTGGACCGGCGGCAAATATGGCGTCGGCAAGCGCATGCCGATCAAGGTCACGCGCGCCCTGCTCAACGCGGCGCTGGACGGCAGCCTCAACAATGCCGAATTCCGCACCGATCCGAACTTCGGCTTCGAAGTGCCGGTCGCGGTGCCGGGTGTCGAAGCGGCCATGCTCGATCCGCGTGCGACCTGGCCCGACAAGGCGGCCTATGACGAGACGGCGGCCAAGCTGGTGAAGCAGTTTGTCGATAATTTCGCCCAGTTCGTTGACCATGTCGATGAATCGGTGCGGGACGCTGCGCTGACCGCCGCCTGA
- a CDS encoding response regulator transcription factor gives MTATIALVDDDKNILTSVSIALQTEGFLTRLYSDPEAALKALVENPADLAVFDIKMPRMDGLELLRRLREKSQMPVIFLTSKADELDEALGLAMGADDYISKPFSQRLLIARIRAILRRAEASHTDAAPDEPVAEPIIRGRLEMDPARHRVKWMGRDVTLTVTEFLILETLAHRPGVVKNRNQLMDAAYQDDVYVDDRTIDSHIKRLRRKFREVDSEFNAIDTLYGAGYRFSEEG, from the coding sequence ATGACCGCAACCATCGCGCTGGTGGACGATGACAAGAATATCCTGACCTCTGTATCGATCGCGCTGCAGACGGAGGGTTTCCTGACGCGCCTCTATTCGGACCCCGAAGCCGCACTGAAGGCGCTGGTCGAGAATCCGGCGGACCTGGCCGTGTTCGACATCAAGATGCCGCGCATGGACGGGCTGGAACTGCTGCGGCGGCTGCGCGAGAAGAGCCAGATGCCGGTCATCTTCCTGACGTCCAAGGCCGATGAGCTGGATGAAGCGCTGGGCCTGGCCATGGGCGCGGACGATTATATCAGCAAGCCCTTTTCCCAGCGCCTGCTGATCGCGCGCATCCGCGCGATCCTGCGCCGGGCGGAAGCCAGCCACACGGACGCCGCCCCGGACGAGCCGGTGGCTGAACCCATCATCCGCGGCCGGCTGGAAATGGACCCCGCACGGCATCGGGTGAAATGGATGGGCCGCGATGTCACGCTGACGGTGACGGAATTCCTGATCCTGGAAACGCTCGCCCACCGTCCCGGCGTGGTCAAGAACCGCAACCAGCTGATGGATGCTGCCTATCAGGATGACGTCTATGTCGACGACCGCACCATCGACAGCCACATCAAGCGCCTTCGCCGCAAATTCCGCGAAGTCGACTCCGAATTCAACGCAATCGATACCCTTTATGGCGCCGGCTACCGTTTCTCCGAAGAAGGATGA